A window of the Brassica oleracea var. oleracea cultivar TO1000 chromosome C1, BOL, whole genome shotgun sequence genome harbors these coding sequences:
- the LOC106307826 gene encoding probable clathrin assembly protein At4g32285, whose translation MALSIRKAIGVVKDQTSISIAKVASNIAPDLEVAIVKATSHDDDQSTEKYIREILSLTSLSRGYVHACVTSVARRLGKTRDWIVALKALMLVHRLLNDGDPLFQEEILYATRRGTRILNMSDFRDEAHSSSWDHSAFVRTYASYLDQRLELALFERKGKNGGGSGSSHQSNDDFRSPPPQRGYDYENGYGMPKRSRSFGDVNEIGGGRDVVTVTPLRDMPPEKIFGKMGHLQRLLDRFLSSRPTGLAKSSRMILVAMYPIVKESFRLYADICEVLAVLLDKFFEMEYTDCVKAFDAYASAAKQIDELIAFYHWCKDTGVARSSEYPEVQRITSKLLETLEEFVRDRAKRGKSPERKEIEAPPPPAPEEAAEVDMNEIKALPPPENYTPPPPSPPKPEAKVEQPQVTNDLVDLREDGVSADDQGNKFALALFAGPASSNGKWEAFSSDNSEVTSAWQNPAAEQGKADWELALVETASNLEHQKAAMGGGLDPLLLNGMYDQGAVRQHVSTSELTGGSSSSVALPLPSKTNSHILALPVPDGTVQKVNQDPFAASLTIPPPSYVQMAEMDKKQYLLTQEQQLWQQYQQEGMRGQASLAKMSPAPNGMPYGMPPVNGMGPPPMGYYYNNPY comes from the coding sequence ATGGCGTTGAGCATACGCAAAGCGATCGGCGTGGTGAAGGACCAGACGAGCATCAGCATAGCCAAGGTCGCCAGCAACATAGCTCCAGATCTGGAAGTGGCCATCGTCAAAGCCACAAGCCACGACGACGACCAGTCCACCGAGAAGTACATCCGCGAGATCCTCAGCCTCACCTCCCTCTCCCGCGGCTACGTCCACGCCTGCGTCACCTCCGTCGCCCGCCGCCTCGGCAAAACGCGCGACTGGATCGTCGCGCTCAAAGCCTTAATGCTCGTCCACCGCCTCCTCAACGACGGAGACCCGCTCTTCCAGGAGGAGATCCTCTACGCGACGAGGCGAGGCACGAGGATCCTCAACATGTCTGACTTTCGCGACGAGGCGCACTCCAGCTCCTGGGACCACTCTGCCTTCGTGAGGACGTATGCTAGCTACTTGGATCAGAGGCTAGAGTTGGCTTTGTTCGAGAGGAAAGGGAAGAACGGTGGAGGGAGTGGGAGTAGTCACCAGAGTAATGATGATTTTCGATCTCCCCCTCCTCAGAGAGGTTATGATTACGAGAACGGTTACGGTATGCCGAAGAGGTCACGCTCTTTCGGAGATGTGAATGAGATTGGTGGAGGGAGAGATGTTGTTACTGTTACTCCGTTAAGAGACATGCCGCCTGAGAAGATTTTTGGGAAGATGGGGCATTTACAGAGGCTTCTTGACCGGTTCTTGTCTTCTCGTCCCACCGGTTTAGCTAAAAGCAGCAGGATGATCTTGGTTGCTATGTATCCCATTGTGAAAGAGAGTTTCAGGCTTTACGCTGATATTTGCGAGGTTTTAGCTGTTCTGCTTGATAAGTTTTTTGAAATGGAGTATACTGATTGTGTTAAGGCGTTTGATGCTTACGCTAGCGCGGCGAAACAGATTGATGAGCTCATTGCGTTTTACCATTGGTGTAAAGACACTGGTGTGGCGAGATCTTCCGAGTATCCTGAGGTGCAGAGGATTACTAGTAAGTTGTTGGAGACGCTTGAGGAGTTTGTGAGGGATAGAGCTAAGAGGGGGAAGAGTCCTGAGAGGAAGGAGATAGAAGCTCCTCCTCCTCCGGCTCCTGAGGAGGCGGCGGAGGTGGATATGAACGAGATCAAAGCGCTTCCTCCTCCGGAGAACTACACTCCTCCACCTCCGTCTCCGCCTAAGCCAGAAGCGAAAGTGGAGCAACCGCAAGTAACTAACGATCTAGTTGACCTGAGGGAGGATGGTGTTAGTGCTGATGACCAAGGAAACAAGTTTGCTCTTGCTCTTTTCGCCGGTCCTGCTAGTAGCAACGGGAAATGGGAAGCTTTCTCTTCCGATAACAGCGAGGTGACATCCGCCTGGCAGAATCCAGCAGCGGAACAAGGGAAGGCTGATTGGGAGCTTGCGTTGGTCGAGACAGCTAGCAACCTCGAGCATCAGAAAGCCGCGATGGGCGGTGGTTTAGACCCGTTGCTGCTCAACGGTATGTACGATCAAGGAGCTGTTAGACAGCACGTGAGCACCTCAGAGCTAACGGGTGGAAGTTCAAGCAGCGTGGCGCTACCTTTACCGAGTAAGACCAACAGCCATATATTAGCACTCCCTGTGCCAGATGGAACTGTGCAGAAAGTGAACCAAGACCCGTTCGCTGCTTCGCTAACGATCCCGCCTCCTTCGTATGTGCAAATGGCTGAGATGGACAAAAAGCAGTATCTTTTGACTCAGGAGCAGCAGCTATGGCAGCAGTATCAGCAAGAAGGGATGAGAGGTCAAGCTAGTTTGGCTAAGATGAGTCCTGCCCCGAACGGAATGCCTTATGGGATGCCACCGGTTAACGGGATGGGACCGCCACCGATGGGGTATTACTACAACAACCCTTACTGA
- the LOC106294837 gene encoding auxin-responsive protein IAA29 isoform X2, giving the protein MELDLDLTLSPHTNSSNFGFGFDLNKHLDTKEKRFETMLGLENTEEDFYVPKPCSFSLNGQPDEKDEDPLESDSSIAYERINISNPAATIERVRPSKSSMYVKVKMDGVAITRKVDIKLFDSYESLTNSLITMFSQYQDCDREDTNFKFTFQGKEGDWLLQGDAPWKIFAESVHRISITRDCPCPYTRLLF; this is encoded by the exons ATGGAGCTGGATCTTGATCTCACTCTTTCACCTCATACTAATTCTTCAAATTTTGGGTTTGGCTTCGACCTCAACAAGCATTTGGATACCAAAGAAAAACGTTTTGAGACGATGCTTGGGTTGGAGAATACGGAAGAAGATTTTTATGTGCCAAAACCATGTTCGTTTTCTTTGAATGGCCAGCCAGACGAGAAAGATGAAGATCCTTTGGAATCAGACTCTTCTATTGCTTACGA GAGGATCAACATATCTAATCCAGCGGCTACCATTGAAAGAGTTAGACCATCAAAATCATCAATGTATGTTAAGGTGAAGATGGATGGTGTGGCAATAACAAGAAAGGTGGACATTAAGCTTTTCGACTCTTACGAGTCTCTAACGAACTCCTTGATTACCATGTTTAGTCAAT ACCAAGATTGTGATAGAGAAGATACAAACTTCAAATTCACCTTCCAAGGGAAAGAGGGTGACTGGCTATTACAAGGGGATGCTCCATGGAA GATCTTTGCTGAATCGGTTCATCGAATATCAATAACTAGAGATTGTCCGTGTCCATATACAAGACTTTTGTTTTAA
- the LOC106317436 gene encoding G-type lectin S-receptor-like serine/threonine-protein kinase SD2-5 isoform X2, whose translation MRGFFIIFLTTCLTLFPHPLHGGVPYTGSISPGFEGTQMNYINNNGIFLESNSSAFGFGFVTTPASVTLFTLSIVHKPTSRLIWSANRASPVSNSDKLQFQDNGTVVLRTEGGSEVWRLDNANKNASRMELRDSGNLVVVSGDGTSIWESFDHPTDTLITNQAFKENMKLTSNPSSSNMSYTLEIKSGDMVLSVDSLTPQTYWSMGNDRGRIIEQNGVVTSSSLLGNSWRFFDEKQSLLWQFVYSDNKDDNATWIAVLGNSGVISFSNLGSGVSAADSSTKIPSDQCATPEPCGSYFTCSGSKVCGCVSGLSRVRSDCKSGIDTSLCNKEDNNASSRVELVNAGDGVDYFALGFASPFSKKASLDSCKEFCRSNCSCLGLFFRNSSGDCFLFDWIGSFKASGSGGSGLVSYIKVATNGLGGGDNGDDGDGKHFPYIVIIVLATVFIIGCLIFVAFRIHRRTRTKTILDADEEHSSEEDNFLENLSGMPIRFTFKDLQSATNNFSIKLGQGGFGSVYEGTLPDGSRLAVKKLEGIGQGKKEFRAEVSIIGSIHHLHLVRLRGFCAEGAHRLLVYEFLAKGSLEKWIFRRRDGDILLDWDTRFNIAVGTAKGLAYLHEDCDARIIHCDIKPENILLDDNFNAKVSDFGLAKLMTREQSHVFTTMRGTRGYLAPEWITNYAISEKSDVYSYGMVLLELIGGRKNYDPSESSEKCHFPSYAFKMMEEGKLLEIVDGKMKNVDVDDERVQRAMKTALWCIQEDMHLRPSMSKVVQMLEGVFHVVQPPSSSTLGSRLYSSFCKSISEEGGGTSSGPSDCNSENYLSAVRLSGPR comes from the exons ATGAGAGGCTTCTTCATCATCTTCTTAACAACATGTCTAACTCTCTTCCCTCATCCTCTACACGGCGGTGTACCCTACACCGGCAGCATCTCCCCAGGCTTCGAAGGAACTCAGATGAACTACATCAACAACAACGGCAT CTTCCTCGAATCCAACAGCTCAGCCTTCGGCTTCGGCTTCGTAACCACTCCAGCTTCCGTCACTCTCTTCACACTCAGCATCGTCCACAAACCCACCTCGAGACTCATCTGGTCCGCGAACAGAGCTTCCCCTGTCTCGAACTCCGACAAGCTTCAGTTCCAAGACAACGGAACCGTCGTGCTCCGTACAGAAGGAGGATCCGAGGTTTGGAGATTGGACAATGCAAACAAAAACGCTTCGAGAATGGAGCTTCGCGACTCGGGGAACCTCGTGGTTGTCTCCGGGGACGGAACCTCGATCTGGGAGAGCTTCGATCATCCTACGGATACTCTGATCACAAACCAGGCTTTTAAAGAAAACATGAAGCTCACTAGCAACCCGTCTTCGAGCAACATGAGTTACACTCTCGAGATTAAATCGGGAGACATGGTTTTATCCGTCGACAGCTTGACACCTCAAACTTACTGGTCCATGGGGAACGACAGAGGGAGGATCATCGAACAAAACGGCGTCGTGACGTCATCGTCACTCCTCGGGAACTCGTGGAGGTTCTTTGATGAGAAACAGTCTTTGCTATGGCAGTTTGTGTATTCGGATAATAAAGACGATAACGCCACGTGGATCGCGGTTTTAGGAAACAGCGGTGTGATCTCGTTCTCGAATCTCGGGAGCGGTGTCTCTGCTGCTGATTCCTCCACCAAAATCCCGAGCGATCAGTGTGCGACGCCCGAGCCTTGCGGGTCTTACTTCACATGCTCTGGTAGTAAAGTGTGTGGATGTGTTTCCGGTTTATCAAGAGTTCGGTCTGATTGCAAATCCGGGATCGATACTTCTCTTTGTAATAAGGAAGACAATAACGCATCTTCCCGTGTGGAGCTTGTAAATGCTGGAGACGGTGTTGACTACTTTGCTCTCGGGTTTGCTTCTCCGTTCTCTAAGAAAGCTAGTCTCGATAGCTGTAAAGAGTTCTGCCGCAGCAACTGCTCGTGCCTCGGTTTGTTCTTTCGGAACAGTTCTGGTGACTGCTTCTTGTTTGATTGGATTGGGAGTTTTAAAGCCTCTGGAAGTGGAGGTTCTGGTTTGGTTTCTTACATCAAGGTGGCTACTAATGGTTTAGGAGGTGGAGATAACGGTGATGATGGTGATGGGAAACACTTTCCTTATATAGTGATTATCGTCTTGGCGACGGTTTTCATCATCGGTTGTTTGATCTTCGTGGCGTTTCGGATTCATAGGAGAACGAGGACGAAAACTATTCTGGACGCTGATGAGGAGCATAGCTCAGAGGAGGATAACTTCTTGGAGAATCTATCGGGGATGCCTATTAGGTTTACGTTTAAAGATCTTCAGTCAGCGACGAATAACTTCTCTATCAAGTTAGGTCAAGGAGGGTTTGGATCGGTCTACGAAGGGACGTTACCTGATGGTTCGCGTTTAGCGGTGAAGAAGCTTGAAGGAATAGGTCAAGGCAAGAAAGAGTTTCGAGCCGAGGTTAGTATCATCGGAAGCATTCATCATCTGCATCTGGTGCGGCTTAGGGGTTTCTGCGCGGAAGGAGCTCATAGGCTTCTGGTTTACGAGTTCTTAGCGAAAGGTTCCTTGGAGAAATGGATATTCAGGAGAAGAGATGGAGATATTCTGTTGGATTGGGATACAAGGTTCAACATCGCGGTCGGAACAGCGAAAGGGTTAGCTTATCTACATGAAGATTGCGATGCAAGAATCATCCATTGCGATATTAAACCTGAGAACATTCTTTTGGATGATAACTTCAACGCCAAGGTATCTGATTTCGGACTAGCTAAGCTCATGACTAGAGAGCAGAGCCATGTTTTCACGACTATGCGTGGGACTAGAGGCTATTTAGCACCTGAGTGGATCACAAACTACGCGATCTCGGAGAAGAGCGATGTGTACAGCTACGGGATGGTGTTGCTAGAGCTGATAGGAGGGAGAAAGAACTATGATCCATCAGAGTCCTCGGAGAAGTGTCATTTTCCTTCTTATGCGTTCAAGATGATGGAAGAAGGGAAGCTTTTGGAGATTGTTGATGGGAAGATGAAGAACGTTGACGTGGACGATGAGAGAGTTCAGAGAGCGATGAAGACTGCGCTTTGGTGTATACAAGAAGATATGCATTTGAGACCGTCGATGAGCAAAGTTGTTCAGATGCTTGAAGGTGTTTTTCACGTGGTTCAGCCTCCGTCTTCTTCTACTTTGGGGTCGAGGCTTTACTCGAGCTTCTGTAAGTCGATTAGCGAGGAAGGTGGTGGTACGTCGTCTGGACCGTCGGATTGTAATAGTGAGAACTATCTCTCTGCCGTGAGACTCTCCGGTCCGAGATAG
- the LOC106293270 gene encoding uncharacterized protein LOC106293270 — protein sequence MPRPGPRPYECIRRVWHSDRHQPIRGLLIQEIFRIACEIHSQSTKKNTEWQEKLPVVVLRAEEIMYSKANSEAEYMDMNTLLDRTNDAINTIIRLDETTEKGEFLQPCIEAALHLGCTPRRASRSQRNINPRCYLSQDSTKLDNILSPQYQAFMKQNNFCPKNLQVMSFHSDVQEKWVERCPVSKYSSYPLCYSFRVPSLPRSNNVTDSYKSNKSSKPVIATDATKGTTTFDGCDLSLRLGPLGDIRSPSQKRSKISSCNNSNKS from the exons ATGCCGAGGCCAGGGCCAAGACCGTACGAATGCATCAGAAGAGTTTGGCATAGTGACAGACACCAACCCATAAGGGGTTTGCTCATCCAAGAGATTTTCAG GATTGCTTGTGAGATTCACAGCCAATCTACCAAGAAGAACACTGAATGGCAAGAGAAGCTCCCTGTTGTTGTCTTGAGAGCTGAAGAAATCATGTACTCCAAAGCCAATTCTGAG GCTGAGTATATGGACATGAATACACTTTTGGACCGTACAAACGACGCCATTAACACCATAATCCGACTCGATGAGACCACCGAAAAAGGGGAGTTTCTTCAGCCTTGTATTGAAG CTGCTTTGCATTTGGGTTGCACGCCAAGGAGAGCTTCAAGAAGCCAACGGAACATAAACCCCAGATGTTATCTTAGCCAAGACTCAACTAAGTTGGACAACATTTTGTCTCCGCAATACCAAGCCTTCATGAAACAGAACAACTTTTGTCCGAAGAATCTTCAGGTTATGAGTTTTCACAGCGATGTTCAAGAGAAGTGGGTCGAGAGATGCCCTGTCTCCAAGTACTCAAGCTACCCTTTGTGTTATTCATTCAGGGTTCCTTCTTTGCCAAGATCTAACAATGTCACTGACTCGTACAAGTCGAACAAGAGCAGCAAACCTGTGATTGCCACTGATGCAACAAAGGGCACTACTACCTTTGATGGGTGTGATCTATCTCTGCGCTTAGGACCTCTTGGAGATATCAGATCTCCTAGTCAGAAACGGAGTAAGATAAGCAGCTGTAACAACAGCAACAAAAGCTGA
- the LOC106294837 gene encoding auxin-responsive protein IAA29 isoform X1: MELDLDLTLSPHTNSSNFGFGFDLNKHLDTKEKRFETMLGLENTEEDFYVPKPCSFSLNGQPDEKDEDPLESDSSIAYDEEENCKVVGWPPIKSSMKKYLNYRHHSRNHPYHHHGRRINISNPAATIERVRPSKSSMYVKVKMDGVAITRKVDIKLFDSYESLTNSLITMFSQYQDCDREDTNFKFTFQGKEGDWLLQGDAPWKIFAESVHRISITRDCPCPYTRLLF, encoded by the exons ATGGAGCTGGATCTTGATCTCACTCTTTCACCTCATACTAATTCTTCAAATTTTGGGTTTGGCTTCGACCTCAACAAGCATTTGGATACCAAAGAAAAACGTTTTGAGACGATGCTTGGGTTGGAGAATACGGAAGAAGATTTTTATGTGCCAAAACCATGTTCGTTTTCTTTGAATGGCCAGCCAGACGAGAAAGATGAAGATCCTTTGGAATCAGACTCTTCTATTGCTTACGA TGAGGAGGAAAATTGCAAAGTCGTGGGATGGCCACCAATAAAGTCCTCTATGAAAAAGTATCTTAATTATCGTCATCATAGTCGTAATCACCCATATCACCATCATGGTAGGAGGATCAACATATCTAATCCAGCGGCTACCATTGAAAGAGTTAGACCATCAAAATCATCAATGTATGTTAAGGTGAAGATGGATGGTGTGGCAATAACAAGAAAGGTGGACATTAAGCTTTTCGACTCTTACGAGTCTCTAACGAACTCCTTGATTACCATGTTTAGTCAAT ACCAAGATTGTGATAGAGAAGATACAAACTTCAAATTCACCTTCCAAGGGAAAGAGGGTGACTGGCTATTACAAGGGGATGCTCCATGGAA GATCTTTGCTGAATCGGTTCATCGAATATCAATAACTAGAGATTGTCCGTGTCCATATACAAGACTTTTGTTTTAA
- the LOC106298182 gene encoding uncharacterized protein LOC106298182, protein MKVAAGFNSPTRDMLSPTLFPLFCVLFLCFPVAVIFTVQREITAATSPEFGFHSRNLHASTPVVRFRQQIPKDDEQLLRLASRVNPNQPSPGSIRKLAFMYLTTAPLPFAPLWETFFNGSSKELYNVYVHADPTREYDPPFSGVFENRVIHSKPSERNTPTLASAARRLIAHALLDDPQNYMFALFSPSCVPIRSFDFTYKTLVSSRKSFIELLKDEPLQFERWAARGPIAMLPEVRFDDFRIGSQFWVLKRRHALVVARDRRIWEKFNKTCLWEGSCFPEENYFPTLLNMKDPRGCVPATLTHVDWTINEEGHPRMYEREEVVHELIERLRNTRPRYGEDGINGSDWTIGRSDPFLFARKFSPEALELLMGMARTVLFNDSACGA, encoded by the exons ATGAAAGTAGCGGCTGGTTTTAATTCTCCGACAAGAGATATGCTGTCGCCGACGTTGTTTCCTCTCTTCTGCGTTTTGTTTCTCTGCTTTCCAGTTGCTGTCATCTTCACAGTCCAGCGAGAAATCACCGCCGCTACTTCGCCGGAGTTTGGCTTCCACTCACGAAATCTACACGCTTCTACTCCGGTGGTTCGATTTCGTCAGCAGATTCCTAAAGACGACGAACAGCTTCTCCGACTCGCTTCCCGGGTCAACCCGAACCAGCCTTCTCCCGGGTCGATCCGGAAGCTGGCTTTTATGTATCTAACGACGGCGCCTCTTCCGTTCGCGCCATTGTGGGAAACGTTCTTTAACGGAAGCAGCAAGGAACTCTATAACGTCTACGTTCACGCGGATCCGACCCGAGAGTATGACCCGCCGTTCTCCGGCGTGTTTGAGAATCGAGTCATTCACTCGAAGCCCTCGGAACGGAACACACCCACTCTCGCTTCAGCGGCGCGTCGGCTAATAGCTCACGCGCTTCTCGACGATCCACAGAACTACATGTTTGCTCTCTTCTCGCCTTCATGCGTACCCATTCGCTCCTTTGACTTCACTTACAAGACGTTGGTCTCGTCTCGCAAGAGCTTCATCGAGTTACTCAAAGACGAGCCGTTGCAGTTCGAAAGATGGGCCGCGCGCGGGCCCATCGCGATGCTGCCGGAGGTGAGGTTTGACGATTTTCGGATAGGGTCTCAGTTTTGGGTTCTGAAACGGAGGCACGCGCTTGTGGTGGCGCGTGATCGGCGTATCTGGGAGAAGTTTAACAAGACGTGTTTGTGGGAAGGCTCGTGCTTTCCCGAGGAAAATTACTTTCCGACACTTCTTAATA TGAAGGACCCGCGCGGGTGTGTCCCAGCTACCCTCACGCACGTGGACTGGACCATCAACGAGGAAGGCCACCCGAGGATGTATGAGCGAGAGGAAGTGGTACATGAGCTGATAGAGCGGTTGAGGAACACGCGACCGAGATACGGTGAGGATGGAATCAACGGTTCGGATTGGACAATTGGGAGGAGTGATCCGTTTCTGTTTGCTAGGAAGTTTTCTCCTGAGGCTCTGGAGCTGTTGATGGGTATGGCTCGAACCGTGTTGTTCAATGACTCGGCATGTGGTGCGTGA
- the LOC106317436 gene encoding G-type lectin S-receptor-like serine/threonine-protein kinase SD2-5 isoform X1, with translation MRGFFIIFLTTCLTLFPHPLHGGVPYTGSISPGFEGTQMNYINNNGIFLESNSSAFGFGFVTTPASVTLFTLSIVHKPTSRLIWSANRASPVSNSDKLQFQDNGTVVLRTEGGSEVWRLDNANKNASRMELRDSGNLVVVSGDGTSIWESFDHPTDTLITNQAFKENMKLTSNPSSSNMSYTLEIKSGDMVLSVDSLTPQTYWSMGNDRGRIIEQNGVVTSSSLLGNSWRFFDEKQSLLWQFVYSDNKDDNATWIAVLGNSGVISFSNLGSGVSAADSSTKIPSDQCATPEPCGSYFTCSGSKVCGCVSGLSRVRSDCKSGIDTSLCNKEDNNASSRVELVNAGDGVDYFALGFASPFSKKASLDSCKEFCRSNCSCLGLFFRNSSGDCFLFDWIGSFKASGSGGSGLVSYIKVATNGLGGGDNGDDGDGKHFPYIVIIVLATVFIIGCLIFVAFRIHRRTRTKTILDADEEHSSEEDNFLENLSGMPIRFTFKDLQSATNNFSIKLGQGGFGSVYEGTLPDGSRLAVKKLEGIGQGKKEFRAEVSIIGSIHHLHLVRLRGFCAEGAHRLLVYEFLAKGSLEKWIFRRRDGDILLDWDTRFNIAVGTAKGLAYLHEDCDARIIHCDIKPENILLDDNFNAKVSDFGLAKLMTREQSHVFTTMRGTRGYLAPEWITNYAISEKSDVYSYGMVLLELIGGRKNYDPSESSEKCHFPSYAFKMMEEGKLLEIVDGKMKNVDVDDERVQRAMKTALWCIQEDMHLRPSMSKVVQMLEGVFHVVQPPSSSTLGSRLYSSFCKSISEEGGGTSSGPSDCNSENYLSAVRLSGPR, from the exons ATGAGAGGCTTCTTCATCATCTTCTTAACAACATGTCTAACTCTCTTCCCTCATCCTCTACACGGCGGTGTACCCTACACCGGCAGCATCTCCCCAGGCTTCGAAGGAACTCAGATGAACTAC ATCAACAACAACGGCATCTTCCTCGAATCCAACAGCTCAGCCTTCGGCTTCGGCTTCGTAACCACTCCAGCTTCCGTCACTCTCTTCACACTCAGCATCGTCCACAAACCCACCTCGAGACTCATCTGGTCCGCGAACAGAGCTTCCCCTGTCTCGAACTCCGACAAGCTTCAGTTCCAAGACAACGGAACCGTCGTGCTCCGTACAGAAGGAGGATCCGAGGTTTGGAGATTGGACAATGCAAACAAAAACGCTTCGAGAATGGAGCTTCGCGACTCGGGGAACCTCGTGGTTGTCTCCGGGGACGGAACCTCGATCTGGGAGAGCTTCGATCATCCTACGGATACTCTGATCACAAACCAGGCTTTTAAAGAAAACATGAAGCTCACTAGCAACCCGTCTTCGAGCAACATGAGTTACACTCTCGAGATTAAATCGGGAGACATGGTTTTATCCGTCGACAGCTTGACACCTCAAACTTACTGGTCCATGGGGAACGACAGAGGGAGGATCATCGAACAAAACGGCGTCGTGACGTCATCGTCACTCCTCGGGAACTCGTGGAGGTTCTTTGATGAGAAACAGTCTTTGCTATGGCAGTTTGTGTATTCGGATAATAAAGACGATAACGCCACGTGGATCGCGGTTTTAGGAAACAGCGGTGTGATCTCGTTCTCGAATCTCGGGAGCGGTGTCTCTGCTGCTGATTCCTCCACCAAAATCCCGAGCGATCAGTGTGCGACGCCCGAGCCTTGCGGGTCTTACTTCACATGCTCTGGTAGTAAAGTGTGTGGATGTGTTTCCGGTTTATCAAGAGTTCGGTCTGATTGCAAATCCGGGATCGATACTTCTCTTTGTAATAAGGAAGACAATAACGCATCTTCCCGTGTGGAGCTTGTAAATGCTGGAGACGGTGTTGACTACTTTGCTCTCGGGTTTGCTTCTCCGTTCTCTAAGAAAGCTAGTCTCGATAGCTGTAAAGAGTTCTGCCGCAGCAACTGCTCGTGCCTCGGTTTGTTCTTTCGGAACAGTTCTGGTGACTGCTTCTTGTTTGATTGGATTGGGAGTTTTAAAGCCTCTGGAAGTGGAGGTTCTGGTTTGGTTTCTTACATCAAGGTGGCTACTAATGGTTTAGGAGGTGGAGATAACGGTGATGATGGTGATGGGAAACACTTTCCTTATATAGTGATTATCGTCTTGGCGACGGTTTTCATCATCGGTTGTTTGATCTTCGTGGCGTTTCGGATTCATAGGAGAACGAGGACGAAAACTATTCTGGACGCTGATGAGGAGCATAGCTCAGAGGAGGATAACTTCTTGGAGAATCTATCGGGGATGCCTATTAGGTTTACGTTTAAAGATCTTCAGTCAGCGACGAATAACTTCTCTATCAAGTTAGGTCAAGGAGGGTTTGGATCGGTCTACGAAGGGACGTTACCTGATGGTTCGCGTTTAGCGGTGAAGAAGCTTGAAGGAATAGGTCAAGGCAAGAAAGAGTTTCGAGCCGAGGTTAGTATCATCGGAAGCATTCATCATCTGCATCTGGTGCGGCTTAGGGGTTTCTGCGCGGAAGGAGCTCATAGGCTTCTGGTTTACGAGTTCTTAGCGAAAGGTTCCTTGGAGAAATGGATATTCAGGAGAAGAGATGGAGATATTCTGTTGGATTGGGATACAAGGTTCAACATCGCGGTCGGAACAGCGAAAGGGTTAGCTTATCTACATGAAGATTGCGATGCAAGAATCATCCATTGCGATATTAAACCTGAGAACATTCTTTTGGATGATAACTTCAACGCCAAGGTATCTGATTTCGGACTAGCTAAGCTCATGACTAGAGAGCAGAGCCATGTTTTCACGACTATGCGTGGGACTAGAGGCTATTTAGCACCTGAGTGGATCACAAACTACGCGATCTCGGAGAAGAGCGATGTGTACAGCTACGGGATGGTGTTGCTAGAGCTGATAGGAGGGAGAAAGAACTATGATCCATCAGAGTCCTCGGAGAAGTGTCATTTTCCTTCTTATGCGTTCAAGATGATGGAAGAAGGGAAGCTTTTGGAGATTGTTGATGGGAAGATGAAGAACGTTGACGTGGACGATGAGAGAGTTCAGAGAGCGATGAAGACTGCGCTTTGGTGTATACAAGAAGATATGCATTTGAGACCGTCGATGAGCAAAGTTGTTCAGATGCTTGAAGGTGTTTTTCACGTGGTTCAGCCTCCGTCTTCTTCTACTTTGGGGTCGAGGCTTTACTCGAGCTTCTGTAAGTCGATTAGCGAGGAAGGTGGTGGTACGTCGTCTGGACCGTCGGATTGTAATAGTGAGAACTATCTCTCTGCCGTGAGACTCTCCGGTCCGAGATAG